The Chroicocephalus ridibundus chromosome 3, bChrRid1.1, whole genome shotgun sequence genome has a segment encoding these proteins:
- the LOC134512506 gene encoding uncharacterized protein LOC134512506 isoform X2, producing the protein MAEAASQDLLLAAAFVSDAQYNRNIPFKTSPEAVRLYYLYNHWIIRTVTYFFIFLNLSLAVFEEPAVYPLPFLVTSLVEVLCLLVFFGRLTHFAKVTLRNVFWKDTKNICIMVAILLSLTDLAIYGVLRIYNVSSIRWSRIVRPIFLINFAESRQIRRAFRSIRNTLPEITYVFLLFMFSLLMFSLMALKLFGERNLQTAEGLPYFKNYLEIVFDLYVLVTTANSPDVMMPAFDFSSWYALFFIAFVIVNTYIFMSLFLAVVYNNYKKHLKNEIRKLAYMKHRKMIEAFNLLKEEEGAQFVVREARWKQLVKLVAPDISNSHRELLLRISDDEQKGFIDKKSFVQLADLLNIQVITLKIRSHPLRQWMPRVYKSAVSQFLRRMVRHRGFVWTYDVIILINAIFIALDEATPYISYAEWVFLALYIIEILLKVYTYEPRAFFGKNQFWNWFDTLIIFAALTATILNTTLKSTTKYNSQQILDIVFILRVLRLIRIVDSIQRFRVIMNTLINIVPTMLTFGGLTLVVYCVFAIIGMELFHGKIQFFPANSNAPYALECGNPALKDSLFARGKYCKNNFNNFVSSFIVLMELTVVNQWHVFANGFANVTVQPAKLYFIAFHIVMVIIIVNIFVSFILEAFFVEYSLEKSEVETAIEQKIQELGMGVQEDEFQDEQLLDNMESAEHDLEGEGGTKPQSKGLVFKIASKHPPTHTYLQ; encoded by the exons ATGGCGGAGGCGGCCTCGCAG GAtctcctgctggcagcagcattTGTCTCTGATGCACAATACAACAGAAATATTCCTTTTAAGACCTCCCCGGAGGCAGTCAG GCTTTATTATCTCTATAACCACTGGATTATACGAACAGTCACCTACTTCTTCATCTTTCTCAACCTGTCCCTTGCAGTGTTTGAAGAACCTGCTGTGTATCCACTCCCCTTCCTG GTCACTTCTCTGGTTGAGGTATTGTGCCTTCTGGTGTTCTTTGGCCGACTGACGCATTTTGCAAAAGTCACTCTTCGCAATGTATTCTGGAAGGATACCAAGAACATCTGCATCATGGTTGCAATCCTG TTATCCCTAACAGACTTGGCCATATATGGGGTCCTCAGGATATACAACGTGAGCAGCATTAGATGGTCAAGAATTGTGAGGCCCATCTTCCTGATCAACTTTGCAGAGAGTCGCCAG ATTCGGAGGGCCTTCCGCAGCATCCGCAACACACTGCCAGAGATCACCTATGTCTTCTTGCTTTTCATGTTTAGCCTTCTCATGTTCTCCCTCATGGCCTTGAAGCTGTTTGGTGAGAG GAATCTCCAGACAGCAGAAGGCTTGCCATATTTCAAAAACTACCTAGAAATTGTGTTTGACCTCTATGTGCTGGTGACAACAGCAAACAGCCCGGATGTCAT GATGCCAGCATTTGACTTCAGCTCATGGTATGCCCTGTTCTTCATTGCCTTTGTCATCGTCAACACGTATATCTTCATGTCGCTCTTCCTGGCTGTTGTGTACAACAACTACAAAAAACACCTGAAG AATGAGATCCGTAAGCTTGCTTACATGAAGCACCGCAAGATGATAGAGGCCTTCAACCttctgaaggaagaggaaggagcgCAGTTTGTGGTTAGAGAAGCCCGGTGGAAGCAGCTTGTCAAGCTGGTGGCTCCTGATATCAGCAACTCCCACCGAGAGCTGCTGCTACGCATCTCAGATGATGAGCAGAAGGGTTTCATAG ACAAGAAGTCCTTTGTACAACTGGCAGATCTCCTCAACATCCAGGTGATTACCCTGAAAATACGTAGCCATCCGCTGAGGCAATGGATGCCTCGTGTATACAAGTCAGCAGTGAGTCAATTCCTGCGCAGGATGGTAAGGCACAG gGGATTTGTTTGGACTTACGATGTGATCATTCTAATAAATGCTATCTTCATTGCTCTGGATGAGGCAACCCCCTATATTTCCTATGCAGAGTgggtcttccttgctttgtaTATAATTGAGATACTCCTGAAAGTGTACACTTACGAACCGAGGGCGTTCTTTGGCAAAAATCAGTTCTGGAACTG GTTTGATACCCTCATCATCTTCGCTGCTTTGACTGCAACGATACTTAATACCACCCTGAAATCGA CCACGAAGTACAACAGCCAACAGATCCTGGACATTGTCTTCATCTTAAGGGTCCTCAGGCTAATAAGGATCGTTGACAGCATTCAAAG GTTCCGGGTCATCATGAATACGCTGATAAACATCGTACCGACAATGTTGACATTTGGTGGGCTGACTCTG GTTGTGTACTGTGTATTTGCTATCATTGGCATGGAGTTATTCCATGGGAAAATCCAGTTCTTCCCTGCAAATTCGAATGCTCCTTATGCACTGGAATGTGGGAACCCAGCTCTCAAGGATTCTCTGTTTGCCCGTGGGAAATACTGCAAGAACAACTTCAACAACTTTGTGTCATCCTTCATTGTCCTGATGGAGCTCACTGTAGTCAATCAGTGGCATG TCTTTGCCAATGGATTTGCCAACGTGACCGTTCAGCCTGCAAAGCTGTATTTCATTGCCTTTCACATTGTGATGGTGATAATTATTGTCAA catctttgtGTCATTCATTTTGGAAGCTTTCTTTGTGGAGTACTCCCTAGAGAAGAGTGAAGTAGAAACAGCCATTGAGCAGAAAATCCAGGAGCTGGGAATGGGAGTTCAAGA GGATGAGTTCCAGGATGAACAGCTCCTTGATAACATGGAGAGTGCCGAGCATGACCTCGAGGGGGAAGGTGGAACAAAGCCACAGTCTAAAGGGCTGGTGTTTAAAATTGCCTCCAAAC ACCCTCCTACACACACTTATCTTCAGTAG
- the LOC134512506 gene encoding uncharacterized protein LOC134512506 isoform X1: protein MAEAASQDLLLAAAFVSDAQYNRNIPFKTSPEAVRLYYLYNHWIIRTVTYFFIFLNLSLAVFEEPAVYPLPFLVTSLVEVLCLLVFFGRLTHFAKVTLRNVFWKDTKNICIMVAILLSLTDLAIYGVLRIYNVSSIRWSRIVRPIFLINFAESRQIRRAFRSIRNTLPEITYVFLLFMFSLLMFSLMALKLFGERNLQTAEGLPYFKNYLEIVFDLYVLVTTANSPDVMMPAFDFSSWYALFFIAFVIVNTYIFMSLFLAVVYNNYKKHLKNEIRKLAYMKHRKMIEAFNLLKEEEGAQFVVREARWKQLVKLVAPDISNSHRELLLRISDDEQKGFIDKKSFVQLADLLNIQVITLKIRSHPLRQWMPRVYKSAVSQFLRRMVRHRGFVWTYDVIILINAIFIALDEATPYISYAEWVFLALYIIEILLKVYTYEPRAFFGKNQFWNWFDTLIIFAALTATILNTTLKSTTKYNSQQILDIVFILRVLRLIRIVDSIQRFRVIMNTLINIVPTMLTFGGLTLVVYCVFAIIGMELFHGKIQFFPANSNAPYALECGNPALKDSLFARGKYCKNNFNNFVSSFIVLMELTVVNQWHVFANGFANVTVQPAKLYFIAFHIVMVIIIVNIFVSFILEAFFVEYSLEKSEVETAIEQKIQELGMGVQEDEFQDEQLLDNMESAEHDLEGEGGTKPQSKGLVFKIASKRYRTVDALLQRMFEAEIPLEDEGPSFEEILNLSPAPAVPSDLTSERAA from the exons ATGGCGGAGGCGGCCTCGCAG GAtctcctgctggcagcagcattTGTCTCTGATGCACAATACAACAGAAATATTCCTTTTAAGACCTCCCCGGAGGCAGTCAG GCTTTATTATCTCTATAACCACTGGATTATACGAACAGTCACCTACTTCTTCATCTTTCTCAACCTGTCCCTTGCAGTGTTTGAAGAACCTGCTGTGTATCCACTCCCCTTCCTG GTCACTTCTCTGGTTGAGGTATTGTGCCTTCTGGTGTTCTTTGGCCGACTGACGCATTTTGCAAAAGTCACTCTTCGCAATGTATTCTGGAAGGATACCAAGAACATCTGCATCATGGTTGCAATCCTG TTATCCCTAACAGACTTGGCCATATATGGGGTCCTCAGGATATACAACGTGAGCAGCATTAGATGGTCAAGAATTGTGAGGCCCATCTTCCTGATCAACTTTGCAGAGAGTCGCCAG ATTCGGAGGGCCTTCCGCAGCATCCGCAACACACTGCCAGAGATCACCTATGTCTTCTTGCTTTTCATGTTTAGCCTTCTCATGTTCTCCCTCATGGCCTTGAAGCTGTTTGGTGAGAG GAATCTCCAGACAGCAGAAGGCTTGCCATATTTCAAAAACTACCTAGAAATTGTGTTTGACCTCTATGTGCTGGTGACAACAGCAAACAGCCCGGATGTCAT GATGCCAGCATTTGACTTCAGCTCATGGTATGCCCTGTTCTTCATTGCCTTTGTCATCGTCAACACGTATATCTTCATGTCGCTCTTCCTGGCTGTTGTGTACAACAACTACAAAAAACACCTGAAG AATGAGATCCGTAAGCTTGCTTACATGAAGCACCGCAAGATGATAGAGGCCTTCAACCttctgaaggaagaggaaggagcgCAGTTTGTGGTTAGAGAAGCCCGGTGGAAGCAGCTTGTCAAGCTGGTGGCTCCTGATATCAGCAACTCCCACCGAGAGCTGCTGCTACGCATCTCAGATGATGAGCAGAAGGGTTTCATAG ACAAGAAGTCCTTTGTACAACTGGCAGATCTCCTCAACATCCAGGTGATTACCCTGAAAATACGTAGCCATCCGCTGAGGCAATGGATGCCTCGTGTATACAAGTCAGCAGTGAGTCAATTCCTGCGCAGGATGGTAAGGCACAG gGGATTTGTTTGGACTTACGATGTGATCATTCTAATAAATGCTATCTTCATTGCTCTGGATGAGGCAACCCCCTATATTTCCTATGCAGAGTgggtcttccttgctttgtaTATAATTGAGATACTCCTGAAAGTGTACACTTACGAACCGAGGGCGTTCTTTGGCAAAAATCAGTTCTGGAACTG GTTTGATACCCTCATCATCTTCGCTGCTTTGACTGCAACGATACTTAATACCACCCTGAAATCGA CCACGAAGTACAACAGCCAACAGATCCTGGACATTGTCTTCATCTTAAGGGTCCTCAGGCTAATAAGGATCGTTGACAGCATTCAAAG GTTCCGGGTCATCATGAATACGCTGATAAACATCGTACCGACAATGTTGACATTTGGTGGGCTGACTCTG GTTGTGTACTGTGTATTTGCTATCATTGGCATGGAGTTATTCCATGGGAAAATCCAGTTCTTCCCTGCAAATTCGAATGCTCCTTATGCACTGGAATGTGGGAACCCAGCTCTCAAGGATTCTCTGTTTGCCCGTGGGAAATACTGCAAGAACAACTTCAACAACTTTGTGTCATCCTTCATTGTCCTGATGGAGCTCACTGTAGTCAATCAGTGGCATG TCTTTGCCAATGGATTTGCCAACGTGACCGTTCAGCCTGCAAAGCTGTATTTCATTGCCTTTCACATTGTGATGGTGATAATTATTGTCAA catctttgtGTCATTCATTTTGGAAGCTTTCTTTGTGGAGTACTCCCTAGAGAAGAGTGAAGTAGAAACAGCCATTGAGCAGAAAATCCAGGAGCTGGGAATGGGAGTTCAAGA GGATGAGTTCCAGGATGAACAGCTCCTTGATAACATGGAGAGTGCCGAGCATGACCTCGAGGGGGAAGGTGGAACAAAGCCACAGTCTAAAGGGCTGGTGTTTAAAATTGCCTCCAAAC GGTACAGGACGGTTGATGCTCTGCTCCAGCGTATGTTTGAGGCAGAGATCCCCCTTGAGGATGAAGGCCCTTCATTTGAAGAGATCTTAAACTTGTCGCCCGCCCCAGCTGTACCCAGTGATCTGACTTCTGAGCGTGCAGCGTAA
- the MTLN gene encoding mitoregulin encodes MMQMFLRGPLSSLAGPRRAPPLPARPPPPWCRQTLRLPVHRRLYRVPPPPRRKREAPPSPTGAGAGMVLESLRPRVVRWALLAAFAAGVLVGWQASRARRRFLRWRQRRLQRRLDAAREQLEAT; translated from the exons ATGATGCAGATGTTCTTG AGAGGACCCCTGTCCTCCCTGGCGGGACCCCGCCGAGCCCCTCCGCTACCTGCGAGGCCGCCTCCGCCATGGTGCAGGCAGACGCTGCGCCTCCCCGTCCACCGCCGCCTTTACCGggtcccgcccccgccccggcggaAGCGGGAGGCGCCGCCGAGCCCGACGGGAGCCGGAGCGGGGATGGTTCTGGAGTCGCTGCGGCCGCGGGTGGTTCGCTGGGCGCTGCTGGCCGCCTTCGCTGCCGGCGTGCTGGTGGGCTGGCAGGCCAGCCGTGCCCGCCGCCGGTTCCTCCGCTGGCGCCAGcgccgcctccagcgccgcctCGACGCTGCCCGGGAGCAGCTGGAGGCGACCTGA